The Primulina eburnea isolate SZY01 chromosome 8, ASM2296580v1, whole genome shotgun sequence genome contains a region encoding:
- the LOC140837666 gene encoding gibberellin 20 oxidase 2-like — MDSTSYFHPASKTEKENRVLVFDTSLIEKQENLPSQFLWPHEDLAYESDDEFNDPPIDLRGFFNGDKEAVNLAAKQIRLACLNHGFFHVINHGVGSGTIQAVYEHMDAFFKLPLSKKLALKRKPGDLCGYSGAHADRFSSKLPWKETLSFSYEHENEHGLDVVNYIKSVMGEEFEEAGYVYKTYCEAMKNLSFIIFELLAISLGVDPFHYRDFFHDGCSLMRGNNYPPCKEAGLTLGTGPHSDPNSLTILHQDEVGGLEIFSNNKWVAIRPRHDAFVVNLGDTFVALSNGKYKSCLHRAVVNKEKVRRSLVFFVNPKEDKIVRPPVGLIIRGEEPKEYPDFTWSDLREFTQNYYRVDANTLQNFVQWLHSMRKIKNL, encoded by the exons ATGGACTCAACTTCCTACTTTCATCCCGCATCGAAAACCGAGAAAGAAAATAGGGTTCTTGTTTTCGACACCTCTCTCatagaaaaacaagaaaactTGCCCTCACAATTCCTATGGCCCCATGAGGACTTAGCCTATGAATCCGATGATGAATTCAATGATCCACCAATAGATTTAAGGGGCTTCTTTAATGGTGACAAAGAAGCTGTAAATCTTGCTGCAAAGCAAATTAGGCTTGCTTGTTTGAACCATGGATTCTTCCATGTGATCAATCATGGTGTCGGTTCCGGCACGATTCAGGCCGTTTATGAACATATGGATGCTTTTTTTAAACTTCCTCTCAGCAAAAAGCTTGCATTGAAGAGAAAACCGGGTGATCTTTGCGGGTATTCGGGTGCGCACGCGGATCGGTTTTCGTCCAAGTTGCCATGGAAGGAGACACTGTCCTTCTCTTATGAACATGAGAATGAACATGGCCTTGATGTGGTTAACTacatcaaatctgtcatggggGAAGAATTTGAAGAAGCAGG GTACGTTTATAAAACATATTGTGAGGCAATGAAGAACCTGTCGTTCATCATCTTCGAGCTCTTGGCAATTAGCTTGGGAGTCGATCCGTTCCATTACCGTGATTTCTTTCATGATGGTTGCTCACTAATGAGAGGAAATAACTATCCACCTTGCAAAGAAGCCGGTCTCACTTTAGGCACTGGACCTCATTCTGATCCGAATTCCTTGACGATTCTTCATCAAGATGAAGTTGGAGGGCTTGAAATCTTCTCGAACAACAAATGGGTAGCGATTAGGCCTCGCCATGATGCTTTTGTTGTCAACCTTGGTGACACATTTgtg GCGTTATCGAACGGAAAATACAAGAGTTGCCTTCATAGGGCAGTGGTGAACAAGGAAAAAGTGAGAAGATCATTGGTATTTTTTGTGAACCCTAAAGAGGACAAAATAGTGAGACCCCCCGTCGGTCTTATTATACGCGGTGAAGAACCAAAGGAGTACCCGGATTTCACTTGGTCGGATTTGAGAGAATTCACGCAGAACTACTACAGGGTTGATGCTAACACTCTACAGAACTTTGTTCAATGGCTTCATTCAATGCGCAAGATTAAAAACTTATAG